The following are encoded together in the Etheostoma spectabile isolate EspeVRDwgs_2016 unplaced genomic scaffold, UIUC_Espe_1.0 scaffold325, whole genome shotgun sequence genome:
- the LOC116686183 gene encoding metal transporter CNNM1-like, which translates to MSCINMCDVVLTSRSHLVFTPCCPPWFPGVFGFSSRRCVSVFFSCSLSLLTLSHPLSSLVHPPEFRSPSHGANLNRSASLSCTERPPESGSVGGSVTQMPGTPFQYIPDFCVRALTDLQFVKITRAQYQNGLLASRLDSTPQSPEGSHTRLDTSVSLHPPVTPPGTRGGPLPLATPPARRPPSTAQPPPPPSSRAAPPQAAAPQAAAPPCHHTPVSQASPSAVSAVTCTFNPHPTLSSSKSQQQQPPSPGSETGPGETTTLLSEQQNCLGHRRPSYSLAHPHPHVHTISHGHTESTI; encoded by the exons ATGTCGTGTATTAACATGTGTGATGTCGTCCTCACTTCACGCTCTCATCTTGTTTTCACGCCATGTTGTCCCCCGTGGTTTCCCGGTGTTTTCGGCTTTAGTTCACGTcgatgtgtttctgtttttttttcgtGCTCCCTTAGCCTCCTCACCCTCTCTCACCCGCTCTCTTCTCTTGTCCATCCCCCAGAGTTTCGATCTCCTTCACACGGGGCCAACCTCAACCGCTCGGCGTCTCTGAGCTGCACCGAGCGCCCCCCGGAAAGCGGCTCCGTCGGCGGGAGCGTGACCCAGATGCCCGGCACCCCCTTCCAGTACATACCTGACTTCTGCGTGCGAGCCCTCACGGATCTGCAGTTCGTCAAG ATCACTCGAGCTCAGTACCAGAACGGTCTCCTGGCGTCCAGGCTGGACAGCACGCCGCAGTCTCCGGAGGGCAGTCACACCCGCCTGGACACGTCCGTGTCTTTGCACCCCCCCGTGACGCCGCCGGGGACCCGGGGCGGCCCACTGCCGCTGGCCACGCCTCCCGCACGGCGCCCGCCGTCCACCGCTCAGCCTCCGCCTCCGCCGAGCAGCCGCGCCGCTCCGCCCCAGGCCGCGGCGCCCCAGGCCGCGGCGCCGCCGTGCCACCACACCCCCGTCTCCCAAGCTTCTCCGTCCGCCGTGAGCGCTGTCACGTGCACTTTTAACCCCCACCCGACTCTGTCCTCCTCCAAGTCCCAACAGCAGCAGCCGCCGTCTCCCGGGTCGGAGACCGGGCCGGGAGAGACCACCACTCTGCTCAGTGAGCAGCAGAACTGTCTGGGCCACCGCAGGCCCAGCTACAGCCTGGCGCACCCCCACCCGCACGTCCACACCATCAGTCACGGGCACACTGAAAGCACCATCTAA